In one Aeromicrobium erythreum genomic region, the following are encoded:
- the panD gene encoding aspartate 1-decarboxylase — MLRTMMTSKIHRATITQADLHYVGSVTVDADLLDAANLLPGELVHIVDIDNGARLVTYTIAGERGSGVIGINGAAARLVHPGDLVILIAYGQMEDAEAREFQPSVVFVDSENRVIGTGSDPAEALPGSGLVRGDVVENPLVAHGGAAGSQAVGAAR; from the coding sequence ATGCTCCGCACGATGATGACGTCGAAGATCCACCGCGCCACGATCACGCAGGCCGACCTGCACTACGTCGGCTCGGTGACCGTCGACGCCGACCTGCTCGACGCCGCCAACCTGCTCCCCGGCGAGCTCGTGCACATCGTCGACATCGACAACGGTGCCCGGCTCGTCACCTACACGATCGCGGGCGAGCGCGGCTCCGGCGTGATCGGCATCAACGGTGCCGCCGCGCGGCTGGTGCACCCGGGCGACCTGGTGATCCTCATCGCCTACGGCCAGATGGAGGACGCCGAGGCGCGCGAGTTCCAGCCGAGCGTCGTGTTCGTCGACTCCGAGAACCGCGTGATCGGCACGGGCTCCGACCCCGCCGAGGCACTGCCGGGCTCCGGTCTCGTCCGTGGTGACGTCGTCGAGAACCCGCTCGTGGCGCACGGCGGCGCTGCGGGGTCGCAGGCGGTGGGGGCGGCCCGGTGA